In Desulfosporosinus youngiae DSM 17734, the genomic stretch GACGGTCACTTTCTCCTGACCCATATGATGCTGGATGGCAGACTCTTTCTCTTGACAACTGATTCAGAAACTATGTTGGAACAAGAGAGTGACGTAAGCCAGCCCATGACATTACAGTCTGAGATTTTAGAAAGCAGTGCCGAGGATTTAAAACAGAAATTAAAAATGCTGCCGGGAAGGGCAAGCGTGGTTTTCGGTTTATCAGATGGTTCGGTGCTCTTTTTCTGCAGTCTTACACTTGGCTATTTGCACTACCTTGGACAGGAGCAGCTTGAGAGGAAATTACGGGAATTAGGCAAAGATCCATTAGATTCAAAGGTTAGTGCCCAGGATTTTTCTCAATTACTTGAGAGAAAACGGGGAATGATCAAACCGTGGCTGATGAATCCTAAAAATATCTCCGGAGTGGGAAATGCCTACTCTAATGAAGCATTATTTAGCGCGGGCGTTTTGCCGACGCGCTTGATTTCTCAACTAAGTTCTAATGAAAAAGTAACGCTCTTTAATTCCTTAGTGAGCATTATTAAAGATTCAATCCGCCTGGGCGGGGACATGGAAGAACCCTTTGCGGCCTGGGACGATTTCACAGGGGGATATAATGCCTATTTCAAAGTATATGATCGGGCCGGGAAACCCTGTTTGGTTTGCCAAGAGACCATTCAAAAGACTGAAGTGGGGGGTAGAAACGCATTTTTTTGTCCGCACTGTCAACAGTGATAAATCAATAAGGGAGGCAAAGCCTAATCCATCCGCCGCTTATTCGATAGAAGTATGAGCAAGGGACAAATAAGCGAGACAGAACCCTTTGTTAATAGGGCGCTGTCTCGTTTAGTTTGTCAATATTGATATTCCGGATTAATCGTCTGATTGATTTGAGGCTGAAACGTTGGATTGGGCAGTAAGATCCTTTGTCAAAGGTTCATCCTTCGGGTGCTGCTTAGACCTGAGTTTTAGTCTTAGTTCCCGCCAGATGGCCAAGAGAAGCATGATTAAAGCTCCGGCAAAGGCAGATCCTAAGATTACCAGGACTAAAGGAACTTCTTTGGTAATCCAAAGAAGCTGGATCGTAACTAAAGTTGCATTTTGTACAGCAAAGACTGCAATAAGAAGGGAACATATCAGTGACAAGATGAGTACAACCACCTTGCATTCCTCCTTCGCTCATTTCAAAATCTATTCGACTATCATCTGCAGGATTCCTGCCTAACCTTCACAGACTTTACTTTATTCTCATAATTAAACATAAGTTGTTTTTTTTAAGGTTTTATTGACTGGGTAATTAATCTAAGAAGTGCTATACTAAGGCTAATAACCATAAGGAGGGGTAGCGTTGAAAAAGATACTTTTTGTTATAACCTTATTATTTACACTGATTCTTTTAAATGGTTGTGCTAATAAGAAGGATAATAAACCACCGGTTGAGGATTTAAAACCACAAGAAACAGCGCAGCCACTCAGCATTCAGGATTATTCCTTTAAAGAGAACACAAACTATGTGTTTGCAGGGGAAGGGAATGAATATGCTTCTTACAACCTTTACGTTGATTACAGCGAAAATAATCGTGTTCAGATACGATCGAATAACGGCGGAACTGAAATGGTGAAGGTGCTGGAAAACAAGGATGGGGAGCTGACCCTGTTATTTTCAAGGGAGGAAACCTATTTTCGCGAGAATCTGATCCAAAGCCCGGCTAATAAAAACGAAATTTTATTGAAGGAACCACTTACGGTAGGAACTTCCTGGACACTGACAGATGGCAGAAAACGGTCAATTACCAATGTTGAGGCAGACGTAAAAACTCCTTCAGGCACGTATAAAGCATTGGAGGTTACCACTGAAGGAAAAGACGATAAAACTCAGGATTATTATGCCCCAAATATTGGTCTCGTAAAATCTATTTTTACTTCAAACGGAATGGTTGTTACCTCTTCTTTAAGCAAAGTTGAGAACAATGTTCCCTTAACTCAAACCGTAAAATTCTTTTATCCCAATGTCAATGAGGATAAGCTCTATTATGTCGATAAGACCCTCTCTATGGGGACGAATGATCTGACCAAAGCTGTCGTTGAGAAAGCATTTAAGGAATTGCCTAAAGGAGACATATCGAAGGTGCTGGGTCCTGATGTTAAGATTAAAAGTTTATATTTGAATAAGGACAACATGGTCTATGTAGATTTTACCAAAGACTTTGTAAGCGAAATGAACGCCGGCTCCGGTTATGAGACCATGATTTTGCAGAGCATCACTAATACCCTGGGAAACTATTATGGGGTTGACAAGGTTTATATAACTATCGAAGGGGAGCCATACGCCTCCGGGCATTATATGATGAAAAAAGGTGAGTACTTCAAAGTAGACTTAAACAACAGTGCCGAGCTGCGTTGAGTCTATGTGTGATAGCGAAGGCTGGGGATTCAGCTTTGCTGAGAGTTGCGGATGAGGTGAAAAAGTGGCTTCGTGTGTACGTTTCTTACAATGTGCCGGCTTTCTCTTTGATAGTCCTGTGTGGGATGGACCGGCGGAGTGGACATCAATCCGAAATCAAGATTTGTGGCAGACCTTCCAAACCGTCCTCTCGCTCTGCCGAACGGAAAGGATTGATGTTCTCTTTATAACCGGTGATCTATTTGAACAAGACTATGTACGCAGAGAAACTGTCGAGCGGGTAGCGCAGTCATTAGGCCAATTGGAAGGTATCCGGATTTTTATTACTCCGGGTAAGCGGGATCCGCTGGTTATGACGTCTGCTTACCGCCTGACGGCTTGGCCGGGCAATGTGCACATATTCTCCAGTGGGGTTAAAAGTGTCGGCATACCTGACCTTAATGCCACTGTTTCCGGTGCGGCATGGACAGCCTATCATCAGGCAACTCCTTTTTTGGATGATTTTCGGGCGCCGGATGATGGTGCTCTTCAGCTGTTGCTTCTCCATGCTGAAGCAGATACTGAGAAGAATATTGCGTTCAGCGGCTTGGATTACTTAGCTTTGGGACATGGTGATACTTGGAGCGGCATTCAAAAGAGCGGGGAAACCTACTGGGCGGATTGCGGTGCGGTTGAAGCCAGAAGTTTTCATCATGGCGGTTCCCATGGTGTGATAATAGGGGAAGTTAACAAAGATTCTTCTCAATTTGAATTTCGGGAATTGGGACAACGGTCTTATATTGAAATCGATTTAGCGGTCCAGCCTGAGGATACTATGGAGGGGATTCTCGAAAAATTACTGGCCGAAACCAGCCCGGAAGGACGTCAGAAGGATCTGTTCAGAGTCAATCTGACAGGAACCTTATTAAACCTGCAAGAGAATGCTCAATTTTTACAA encodes the following:
- a CDS encoding Fpg/Nei family DNA glycosylase — encoded protein: MPEVPEMEIYKNYLNQWVKDKHINKVNVLRAKSVNLESSEFCRAVMGKKIDGISRRGKYLVFHLNDGHFLLTHMMLDGRLFLLTTDSETMLEQESDVSQPMTLQSEILESSAEDLKQKLKMLPGRASVVFGLSDGSVLFFCSLTLGYLHYLGQEQLERKLRELGKDPLDSKVSAQDFSQLLERKRGMIKPWLMNPKNISGVGNAYSNEALFSAGVLPTRLISQLSSNEKVTLFNSLVSIIKDSIRLGGDMEEPFAAWDDFTGGYNAYFKVYDRAGKPCLVCQETIQKTEVGGRNAFFCPHCQQ
- a CDS encoding LapA family protein translates to MVVLILSLICSLLIAVFAVQNATLVTIQLLWITKEVPLVLVILGSAFAGALIMLLLAIWRELRLKLRSKQHPKDEPLTKDLTAQSNVSASNQSDD
- a CDS encoding GerMN domain-containing protein; its protein translation is MKKILFVITLLFTLILLNGCANKKDNKPPVEDLKPQETAQPLSIQDYSFKENTNYVFAGEGNEYASYNLYVDYSENNRVQIRSNNGGTEMVKVLENKDGELTLLFSREETYFRENLIQSPANKNEILLKEPLTVGTSWTLTDGRKRSITNVEADVKTPSGTYKALEVTTEGKDDKTQDYYAPNIGLVKSIFTSNGMVVTSSLSKVENNVPLTQTVKFFYPNVNEDKLYYVDKTLSMGTNDLTKAVVEKAFKELPKGDISKVLGPDVKIKSLYLNKDNMVYVDFTKDFVSEMNAGSGYETMILQSITNTLGNYYGVDKVYITIEGEPYASGHYMMKKGEYFKVDLNNSAELR
- a CDS encoding metallophosphoesterase family protein, producing MASCVRFLQCAGFLFDSPVWDGPAEWTSIRNQDLWQTFQTVLSLCRTERIDVLFITGDLFEQDYVRRETVERVAQSLGQLEGIRIFITPGKRDPLVMTSAYRLTAWPGNVHIFSSGVKSVGIPDLNATVSGAAWTAYHQATPFLDDFRAPDDGALQLLLLHAEADTEKNIAFSGLDYLALGHGDTWSGIQKSGETYWADCGAVEARSFHHGGSHGVIIGEVNKDSSQFEFRELGQRSYIEIDLAVQPEDTMEGILEKLLAETSPEGRQKDLFRVNLTGTLLNLQENAQFLQKRLKTEFRFLEVLTLDEKTHSLLRSPGVTAKKDLGYPTQAQIFMDKLQERLVNADDSESKKYWEFVQKIGLTALEQGRVFDED